From a region of the Anomalospiza imberbis isolate Cuckoo-Finch-1a 21T00152 chromosome 3, ASM3175350v1, whole genome shotgun sequence genome:
- the PBK gene encoding LOW QUALITY PROTEIN: lymphokine-activated killer T-cell-originated protein kinase (The sequence of the model RefSeq protein was modified relative to this genomic sequence to represent the inferred CDS: deleted 1 base in 1 codon) — protein sequence MDTFQSPTPSSRRDKEEPGPVSVTIPASPFMQKLGFGTGVSVYLMKRSPRGLSRSPWAVKKINSGCSQSQRSLFQQRLREEAETLRNLQHPNIVGYRALTEAPDGSLCLAMEFAGEKSLNDLIEERREQGLGMFPADTILHVALSMARGLQYLHTEQRLLHGDIKSPNVVVRGAFEAVKICDVGVSLPLDENLTVSDPSLCYVGTEPWLPPEALAPGAAISDRADVFAFGLTLWEMLALSVPHLPPDEDSEEDSEDSWDEAAFRAALGSRPALPAAAARAPPAQAPVRELFCACTAAEPRRRPPAARIARALESRQRN from the exons ATGGACACCTTCCAGTCCCCGACGCCCTCGTCCCGCCGGGACAAAGAGG AGCCCGGCCCCGTGTCCGTGACCATCCCGGCCTCTCCCTTCATGCAGAAGTTGGGATTCGGCACCGGAGTCAGCGTCTACCTGATGAAAAG GTCTCCGCGGGGATTGTCCCGCTCTCCGTGGGCCGTGAAGAAAATCAACTCCggctgctcccagagccagcGGAGCCTCTTCCAGCAGAGACTCCGGGAGGAGGCCGAGACCCTCCGGAATCTGCAGCACCCCAACATCGTGG gGTACCGGGCGCTGACGGAGGCTCCGGACGGGAGCCTCTGCCTGGCCATGGAATTCGCGGGGGAGAAATCCCTGAACGACCTCATCGAGGAGCGCCGGGAGCAGGGCCTGGGGATGTTCCCGGCGGACACC ATCCTGCACGTGGCCCTGAGCATGGCCAGGGGCCTCCAG TACCTGCACACGGAGCAGCGGCTGCTCCACGGCGACATCAAATCCCCCAACGTCGTCGTCCGCGGCGCCTTCGAGGCCGTCAAGATCTGCGACGTCGGCGTCTCCCTGCCCCTGGATGAGAACCTGACCG TCAGCGACCCGTCCCTGTGCTACGTGGGCACGGAGCCGTGGCTGCCTCCGGAGGCGCTGGCTCCGGGCGCGGCCATCTCCGACCGCGCCGACGTCTTCGCCTTCGGCCTCACGCTCTGGGAGATGCTGGCCCTGAGCGTGCCCCACctgcccccg GACGAGGACTCGGAGGAGGACTCGGAGGACTCCTGGGACGAGGCGGCATTCCGGGCGGCGCTGGGCTCGCGCCCGGCGctgccggcggcggcggcgcgggcgccgcCGGCGCAGGCCCCGGTGCGGGAGCTGTTCTGCGCCTGCACCGCGGCCgagccccggcggcgcccgccgGCAGCGCGCATCGCCCGCGCCCTGGAGAGCCGGCAGCGGAACTGA